One window of the Parasphingopyxis algicola genome contains the following:
- the bla gene encoding class A beta-lactamase, with amino-acid sequence MKRITCLFVAATLWAGCASEPQGTSQIETILGDHVLEGIEQRIGGRVGVALTDETGNLLRAYRGDERFAMCSTFKLALSAAVLEQVEAGDMAMEDALAFGEDDLLDYAPAARDHLVSGEMSVVEAAEAISTLSDNTAANLLLDDAIGGPEGITAFFRRHGDEVTRLDRMEPELNENAPGDERDTTSPVAMAGLVQRLMFGDALGEESRAQLAAWAIANRTGDNRIRAGVPEGWTVGDKTGSCGTAYNDIGIIWPPSGPAFVLTVYIDRPTADAAEVDAAIAEIGELAAFYMSERNIG; translated from the coding sequence TTGAAGCGCATCACATGCCTGTTTGTCGCGGCCACGCTCTGGGCGGGCTGCGCGTCCGAACCGCAGGGCACTTCGCAAATCGAGACGATCCTCGGCGATCATGTTCTTGAGGGAATCGAGCAGCGGATCGGCGGCCGGGTCGGCGTCGCGCTGACCGACGAGACGGGCAACCTGCTCCGCGCCTATCGCGGCGACGAGCGGTTCGCGATGTGCTCGACCTTCAAGCTGGCGCTGAGTGCGGCGGTGCTCGAGCAGGTGGAGGCGGGCGATATGGCGATGGAAGATGCGCTGGCTTTCGGCGAGGACGACCTTCTCGATTATGCGCCCGCTGCGCGCGATCATCTCGTTTCCGGCGAGATGAGCGTGGTGGAGGCGGCCGAAGCGATCAGCACGTTGAGCGATAACACGGCTGCCAATCTGCTGCTGGACGACGCGATCGGCGGGCCCGAGGGCATAACCGCCTTCTTCCGCCGGCATGGCGACGAGGTGACCCGCCTCGACCGGATGGAGCCCGAGCTGAACGAGAATGCGCCCGGCGACGAGCGCGATACGACGAGCCCGGTCGCGATGGCGGGGCTGGTCCAGCGGCTGATGTTCGGCGACGCGCTGGGCGAGGAAAGCCGCGCGCAGCTGGCAGCCTGGGCGATCGCCAACCGGACCGGCGACAACCGCATCCGCGCCGGGGTGCCCGAGGGCTGGACGGTCGGCGACAAGACCGGCAGCTGCGGCACCGCCTATAACGATATCGGCATCATCTGGCCGCCCAGCGGCCCCGCCTTCGTTCTGACCGTCTATATCGACCGCCCGACAGCTGATGCCGCCGAAGTCGATGCGGCGATTGCGGAGATCGGTGAACTGGCGGCCTTTTACATGAGTGAGCGGAATATCGGCTGA
- a CDS encoding 2Fe-2S iron-sulfur cluster-binding protein, with protein sequence MTKVRFISADGRQVSEVDGAPGDRLLDLAQADGQPLEGTCEGQMACSTCHVHVDPDDFAKLPRAQEMEDDMLDLAADVNRYSRLACQIWLNEELESLTVRIPGAVHNMQGR encoded by the coding sequence ATGACCAAAGTCCGTTTCATCTCCGCCGATGGCCGGCAGGTGAGCGAGGTCGATGGCGCGCCCGGCGACCGGCTGCTCGATCTTGCTCAGGCCGACGGCCAGCCGCTGGAAGGCACGTGCGAGGGGCAGATGGCCTGCTCGACCTGCCATGTGCATGTCGATCCGGACGATTTCGCGAAACTGCCGCGCGCGCAGGAGATGGAGGACGACATGCTCGATCTCGCCGCCGACGTGAACCGCTACAGCCGGCTTGCCTGCCAGATCTGGCTGAACGAGGAGCTGGAGAGCCTGACCGTGCGAATCCCGGGCGCGGTCCACAATATGCAAGGGAGATGA
- a CDS encoding cysteine desulfurase family protein, whose protein sequence is MSDTIYLDYQATTPMAPEAREAMLPFLDEKFGNPHSPHKMGREAAAAVEVARDQVMDCIGAESGNLYFTSGATEAANWAIKGALAKAPEGRNRIVTVATEHACVLDTCEFLEDWGCALTVLDVSEEGLVDPMAVEEVLDEDVALVALMLVNNEIGVIQRIAEIGPLAEKCGALMFCDAVQALGRVEIPWQQCDMIAMSSHKIHGPKGVGALWLADGVKPTPLMHGGGQEGDLRSGTLAPALCAGFGAAAALMAERVDDDCAHVEKLWAVATHRFGDRWTINGSDCARYPGNLNIRLDGLDAARLISDVRGVAFSAGSACASGSGRPSHVLSALGLSKEEANASIRLGFGRYTSEEDLEKAIDLILEAAAEQLPGRPVEGEEPHSEDETQLMEGEGE, encoded by the coding sequence ATGAGCGACACCATCTATCTCGACTATCAGGCGACGACCCCGATGGCGCCCGAGGCGCGCGAAGCGATGCTGCCCTTTCTCGACGAGAAGTTCGGCAATCCGCATTCGCCGCACAAGATGGGCCGCGAGGCCGCTGCGGCCGTCGAAGTCGCGCGCGACCAGGTGATGGACTGCATCGGCGCGGAGAGCGGCAACCTCTATTTCACGAGCGGCGCGACCGAAGCGGCGAACTGGGCGATCAAGGGCGCGCTGGCCAAGGCGCCCGAAGGCCGCAACCGTATCGTAACGGTCGCGACCGAGCATGCCTGTGTGCTCGACACCTGCGAATTTCTGGAAGACTGGGGTTGCGCACTGACCGTGCTCGACGTGTCCGAGGAGGGGCTCGTCGATCCGATGGCGGTCGAGGAGGTGCTGGACGAGGATGTCGCGCTTGTCGCGCTGATGCTCGTCAACAACGAGATCGGCGTCATCCAGCGGATCGCCGAGATCGGCCCGCTGGCCGAAAAATGCGGCGCGCTGATGTTTTGCGATGCCGTCCAGGCGCTCGGCCGGGTCGAAATCCCGTGGCAGCAGTGCGACATGATTGCCATGTCGTCGCACAAGATTCACGGGCCCAAGGGCGTCGGTGCGCTCTGGCTGGCCGACGGGGTGAAACCCACGCCGCTAATGCATGGCGGCGGACAGGAGGGCGATCTGCGCTCCGGCACCCTGGCGCCGGCGCTGTGCGCGGGATTCGGCGCGGCCGCGGCGTTGATGGCCGAGCGGGTCGATGACGATTGCGCGCATGTCGAGAAACTATGGGCTGTCGCGACTCACCGCTTCGGAGATCGCTGGACGATCAACGGTTCGGACTGCGCCCGCTATCCGGGCAATCTCAACATCCGCCTCGACGGGCTCGATGCGGCCCGGCTGATTTCCGATGTGCGCGGCGTCGCCTTTTCCGCGGGCTCCGCCTGCGCCAGCGGATCGGGACGGCCGAGCCATGTCCTTTCGGCGCTCGGACTGTCGAAGGAGGAGGCGAATGCCAGCATCCGTCTCGGCTTCGGCCGCTATACGAGCGAGGAGGATCTGGAAAAGGCGATCGACCTGATCCTCGAAGCCGCGGCGGAACAGTTGCCCGGCCGGCCGGTGGAAGGCGAGGAACCGCATTCCGAGGACGAAACGCAGCTGATGGAAGGTGAGGGCGAATGA
- a CDS encoding cysteine desulfurase family protein — translation MKERLYLDHAATMPMLPEARDAVSAGFEGWANPSSPHGEGRDARAALEDARKRIGKALDWGGEIVFTSGASEAIALAISCTKADRVIVGAVEHDAVLRAAGDVERIAVDVLGQVDGGKLNWMLSGSDETALVAIQAVNSETGVKQDLEDLKQRIHVGGNWLFADCSQSAGKLPLPDADLIAISAHKLGGPPGIGALLVKDFASLHALGGQERGYRPGTENLPAALGFAVALEAPTGWVSRAAELREHLDKAIEQEGGIVVARDADRIPTIASYRMPGVAANAQLIQFDMAGIAVSAGSACSSGSLKPSHVLIAMGWSEADAAEVIRVSFGPQTNRADIYRFMDVWKRLAAEGKGRAA, via the coding sequence TTGAAAGAACGCCTTTATCTCGACCATGCGGCGACCATGCCGATGCTCCCCGAAGCGCGCGATGCGGTTTCGGCGGGATTCGAAGGCTGGGCCAACCCGTCTTCGCCGCACGGCGAAGGTCGCGACGCCCGGGCCGCACTCGAGGACGCGCGCAAGCGGATTGGCAAGGCGCTCGATTGGGGCGGAGAGATCGTTTTCACCAGCGGCGCGAGCGAGGCGATCGCGCTCGCCATCTCGTGCACGAAAGCCGATCGGGTGATCGTTGGCGCGGTCGAGCATGATGCGGTGCTGCGCGCGGCCGGAGATGTCGAACGGATCGCCGTCGACGTCTTGGGCCAGGTCGATGGCGGCAAATTGAACTGGATGCTGTCGGGGTCGGACGAAACGGCGCTGGTCGCGATCCAGGCGGTTAACAGCGAAACGGGCGTCAAACAGGATCTCGAAGATCTCAAGCAGCGCATCCATGTCGGCGGCAACTGGCTGTTCGCCGATTGCAGCCAGTCGGCCGGGAAACTGCCGCTGCCCGATGCCGATCTGATCGCGATCTCGGCGCACAAGCTCGGCGGCCCGCCGGGGATCGGCGCGCTGCTCGTGAAGGATTTCGCCAGTCTGCATGCGCTGGGCGGGCAGGAGCGCGGCTATCGGCCGGGTACCGAAAACCTGCCGGCCGCGCTCGGTTTCGCCGTCGCGCTTGAAGCGCCGACGGGCTGGGTGTCGCGCGCCGCCGAATTGCGCGAGCATCTCGACAAGGCGATCGAGCAGGAGGGCGGGATCGTGGTCGCCAGGGATGCCGACCGCATCCCGACCATCGCATCCTACCGGATGCCGGGGGTCGCCGCGAACGCCCAGTTGATCCAGTTCGACATGGCGGGGATCGCCGTTTCCGCGGGCAGCGCCTGTTCGTCGGGCAGCCTCAAACCCAGTCATGTGCTGATTGCGATGGGCTGGAGCGAAGCCGACGCCGCCGAGGTAATCCGTGTCAGCTTCGGGCCCCAGACGAACCGTGCAGATATCTATCGCTTCATGGATGTCTGGAAGCGACTGGCGGCAGAAGGGAAGGGGCGCGCGGCATGA
- a CDS encoding alpha/beta hydrolase, with amino-acid sequence MPEVIFPGPDGRLEGRFSPPPRPRAPVAMILHPHPQGGGTMNNAVVQALYKTFVRRGFATLRFNFRGVGKSQGEFDNGVGELSDAAAALDWLQSFHPEAETTWVAGFSFGSLIGMQLLMRRPEIRGFITIAPPANMYDFSFLAPCPASGVIIQGDADEVATPSGTQKLVDKLRTQKHITIQHDVIPGANHFFEREMDPLMKSVDDYLDMRLDPDCPIK; translated from the coding sequence ATGCCTGAAGTCATTTTTCCCGGTCCCGACGGCCGCCTCGAAGGCCGTTTTTCTCCGCCGCCGCGCCCGCGCGCGCCGGTCGCGATGATCCTCCATCCGCACCCCCAGGGCGGCGGCACGATGAACAATGCGGTCGTGCAGGCACTCTACAAGACCTTCGTGCGCCGCGGTTTCGCAACGCTGCGCTTCAACTTCCGCGGCGTCGGCAAGAGCCAGGGCGAATTCGACAATGGCGTCGGCGAACTCTCCGATGCCGCCGCCGCGCTCGACTGGCTCCAGAGCTTCCATCCCGAAGCCGAGACGACCTGGGTCGCGGGCTTTTCCTTCGGCTCGCTGATCGGCATGCAGTTGTTGATGCGCCGGCCGGAGATTCGCGGTTTCATTACGATCGCGCCGCCCGCGAACATGTACGATTTCAGCTTCCTCGCCCCCTGCCCGGCCTCGGGCGTCATCATTCAGGGCGATGCCGACGAAGTCGCGACGCCGTCCGGCACGCAGAAGCTCGTCGACAAGCTGCGGACCCAAAAGCATATCACGATCCAGCACGACGTGATCCCGGGCGCCAACCATTTCTTCGAGCGCGAGATGGATCCGCTGATGAAATCGGTCGACGACTATCTCGACATGCGGTTGGATCCGGACTGCCCGATTAAGTAG
- a CDS encoding threonine ammonia-lyase, with protein MTDIESRAPTLAGIREAAARIRDVVPPTPLIPFETEHGEIWLKCENLQPIGAFKLRGGYHRLAAMSAAERETGVVAFSSGNHAQGVAWAAKRLSMPALIVMPKDAPRAKLEATKALGAEIVSYDRMSGSREKLAADLAAERNAILVPSFDDPWVVEGQGTATLEAVEQMEAMAGGPPDSAVICCGGGGLSAGAALVLPDAKITVVEPAGWDDMARSLEAGEIVPVQPDPPDTRCDALQTLRVAPVTFDILSVQSATGVAVTEEEVAHAVRTAFSRLRLVVEPGGAVALAAVLAGKVKPTGRTLVTLSGGNVDPAVFAEIIQG; from the coding sequence ATGACGGATATCGAATCGCGCGCACCGACTCTGGCAGGCATCCGGGAAGCCGCGGCGCGCATCCGCGACGTCGTTCCGCCGACACCGCTGATCCCGTTCGAGACCGAGCACGGCGAAATCTGGCTCAAATGCGAGAATCTCCAGCCGATCGGCGCATTCAAGCTGCGCGGCGGCTATCACCGGCTCGCCGCAATGAGCGCGGCGGAGCGCGAGACCGGCGTCGTCGCCTTTTCCTCGGGCAATCATGCGCAAGGCGTCGCCTGGGCCGCGAAACGGCTCTCCATGCCGGCGCTGATCGTGATGCCCAAAGACGCGCCGCGCGCGAAGCTCGAAGCGACGAAGGCCCTGGGCGCGGAGATCGTCAGCTATGACCGGATGAGCGGCAGCCGCGAAAAGCTGGCCGCGGACCTGGCCGCCGAGCGCAATGCGATCCTCGTGCCGAGCTTCGACGATCCCTGGGTCGTCGAAGGGCAGGGGACGGCGACCCTCGAAGCGGTCGAGCAGATGGAGGCGATGGCGGGCGGTCCGCCGGACAGCGCGGTCATCTGTTGCGGCGGCGGCGGGCTTTCGGCGGGTGCGGCGCTGGTGCTGCCGGACGCGAAGATCACGGTCGTCGAACCCGCGGGCTGGGACGATATGGCGCGCTCGCTGGAGGCCGGAGAGATCGTCCCCGTCCAGCCCGATCCGCCCGACACGCGCTGCGACGCGCTCCAGACCTTGCGCGTCGCGCCGGTTACCTTCGATATTCTATCTGTCCAGAGCGCGACGGGCGTCGCGGTGACCGAAGAAGAAGTCGCCCACGCCGTGCGCACCGCCTTTTCGCGACTGCGACTCGTCGTCGAACCGGGCGGCGCCGTGGCGCTGGCTGCCGTGCTCGCGGGCAAGGTGAAGCCGACCGGCCGGACGCTCGTTACGCTCTCGGGCGGCAATGTCGATCCGGCGGTTTTCGCCGAGATCATCCAGGGCTAG
- a CDS encoding MAPEG family protein produces the protein MNSAILAPAAVLVVWTLIMMIWVMVTRLPAMKKIGVDMGARPGGRGQDLEGVVPDSVNWKAHNYNHLMEQPTIFYATVFIVALTGTGDVWLNVWLAWAYVGLRIVHSIIQATWNHVPARFMVFVLSSLALLALALHATAAALQ, from the coding sequence ATGAACAGTGCCATTCTCGCGCCCGCGGCGGTTCTCGTCGTCTGGACGCTGATCATGATGATCTGGGTCATGGTGACCCGTCTTCCGGCGATGAAGAAGATCGGCGTCGATATGGGCGCCCGGCCCGGCGGCCGCGGCCAGGACCTGGAAGGCGTCGTGCCGGACAGCGTCAACTGGAAGGCCCACAACTATAACCATCTGATGGAGCAGCCGACGATCTTCTACGCGACCGTCTTCATCGTCGCGCTGACCGGGACCGGGGATGTCTGGCTCAACGTCTGGCTGGCCTGGGCCTATGTGGGCCTCAGGATCGTGCACAGCATCATCCAGGCGACATGGAACCATGTGCCCGCGCGTTTCATGGTGTTCGTGCTGAGCAGCCTCGCGCTGCTGGCTCTCGCGCTTCACGCGACCGCGGCGGCCCTGCAATAA
- a CDS encoding MAPEG family protein produces the protein MEGNSPILAPVVALAIWTIVMWIWMYATRIPAMNAAKVDFTPGVYTNEDLRKLPVRVQWQADNYNHLHEAPTVFYAIALTLALIGAGDGINLTLAWAYVGLRIAHSIWQSTVNIVPIRFLIFTLSTIVLGWLIVNTALLVF, from the coding sequence ATGGAAGGCAACAGCCCCATCCTCGCGCCCGTCGTGGCGCTCGCTATCTGGACCATCGTCATGTGGATCTGGATGTACGCCACCCGAATCCCGGCGATGAACGCGGCCAAGGTCGATTTCACCCCGGGCGTCTACACCAATGAGGACCTCAGAAAACTGCCGGTGAGAGTCCAGTGGCAGGCGGACAATTACAACCATCTGCACGAAGCGCCGACGGTCTTCTACGCGATCGCCCTGACCCTGGCCCTGATCGGCGCCGGCGACGGCATCAATCTGACATTGGCCTGGGCCTATGTCGGGCTGCGTATCGCCCACAGCATCTGGCAGAGCACGGTCAATATCGTGCCGATCCGCTTCCTGATCTTCACCCTGAGCACGATCGTGCTCGGCTGGCTGATCGTGAACACTGCGCTGCTCGTCTTCTGA
- a CDS encoding carbon-nitrogen hydrolase family protein — translation MPRIAAAIVQAEPVPLDVTGGIAALPAHIEAAADGGATVVAFGETFLGGYPIWLDEAPGAALWDHPGSKAMHRILLDQAIRPGDERLAPIQKLVDRRGLIVSVGAHERVRSSLVNTQLLFRPGQPPLPHRKLVPTHGERLIWARGDGSTLGVHQADWGNVGHLICWEHWMPLARAAMHNQREAVHVAAWPTVRDTYAIASRHYAFEGRCFVLAAGTVLNRDTLLDGLGRCGGDPEARALIEAMPDGQLQYGGSMIIAPNGDILAEAGGHEEILHAELDLDLIGQGLAALDTDGHYARPDVFKLNVNTAEQAGVVFEDKS, via the coding sequence ATGCCGCGCATCGCCGCCGCCATTGTCCAGGCCGAACCGGTCCCGCTCGACGTCACGGGCGGGATCGCGGCCCTGCCGGCGCATATCGAGGCGGCGGCGGACGGCGGCGCGACGGTTGTCGCGTTCGGCGAGACCTTTCTCGGCGGCTATCCGATCTGGCTCGACGAGGCGCCGGGCGCGGCGCTCTGGGACCATCCCGGCAGCAAGGCGATGCACCGCATCCTGCTCGACCAGGCAATCCGGCCCGGTGACGAACGGCTCGCGCCGATACAGAAGCTCGTCGATCGGCGCGGCCTGATCGTCTCGGTCGGCGCGCATGAGCGGGTGCGATCGAGCCTCGTCAACACGCAATTGCTGTTCCGGCCAGGCCAGCCGCCGCTGCCCCATCGCAAGCTCGTGCCGACCCATGGCGAACGGCTGATCTGGGCGCGCGGCGACGGATCGACGCTCGGTGTCCATCAGGCGGACTGGGGGAATGTCGGGCACCTGATCTGCTGGGAGCACTGGATGCCGCTCGCCCGCGCGGCGATGCACAACCAGCGCGAGGCCGTGCACGTCGCCGCCTGGCCGACCGTGCGCGACACCTATGCCATCGCCTCGCGCCACTATGCGTTCGAGGGCCGGTGTTTCGTGCTCGCCGCAGGGACAGTGCTCAACCGGGATACGCTGCTCGACGGCCTCGGCCGCTGCGGCGGCGATCCCGAGGCGCGGGCGCTGATCGAGGCCATGCCCGACGGTCAGCTCCAATATGGCGGCAGCATGATCATCGCGCCCAATGGCGATATTCTCGCCGAAGCGGGCGGGCATGAAGAGATACTCCATGCCGAACTCGATCTCGACCTGATCGGCCAGGGCCTCGCCGCGCTCGACACCGACGGCCATTATGCGCGGCCCGACGTATTCAAGCTGAATGTGAACACGGCCGAGCAGGCGGGCGTGGTTTTCGAGGACAAGTCTTAG
- a CDS encoding NAD(P)H-hydrate dehydratase, whose protein sequence is MIAGPILTAAEMVAAEEAAMADGVSVGELMERAGKAVADIAWRMAGRSDTLILCGPGNNGGDGYVVARLLAERGCDVRVAALTDPKTDVAKEARERWKGPVEKIADAKGAPLVVDALFGTGLMRPLDGSLAKLLADHVNGARHSVAVDLPSGIETDSGALFSPVPEFTATAALGALKPAHLLQPSARYLGRVMPGEIGIPAESKLHALGRPKLAAPGPDDHKYSRGYVLVAGGAMAGAASLTADAAIRGGAGYVALAGPDHPEGPLALVYRLAADPRTLGDLLDDDRVDVAAIGPGLGLNGKAEARLDRVLDSGRRLVLDADALTLVAGRRADSLADLAHVPILTPHHGEFVRLFGDGEGSKVDRARAAAEAANAVIVYKGNDTVIAAPDGRAAIAPPAPAWLATAGTGDVLTGIAAARFAQNDDPFEAACEAVWLHGEAGRRAGAFLIADDLLDALPGALASCLQASPLLRHCEEP, encoded by the coding sequence GTGATCGCCGGGCCGATCCTCACGGCCGCCGAAATGGTCGCGGCGGAAGAGGCCGCGATGGCGGATGGCGTATCGGTCGGCGAATTGATGGAGCGGGCCGGCAAAGCGGTCGCCGATATCGCCTGGCGCATGGCCGGGAGGAGCGACACGCTGATCCTGTGCGGGCCGGGCAACAATGGCGGCGACGGCTATGTCGTCGCGCGCCTGCTCGCCGAGCGTGGATGCGATGTCCGGGTGGCGGCGCTGACCGATCCCAAGACCGATGTCGCGAAGGAAGCGCGCGAACGCTGGAAGGGCCCCGTCGAGAAGATTGCCGACGCAAAAGGGGCGCCGCTGGTCGTCGATGCGCTGTTCGGGACGGGGCTGATGCGGCCGCTGGACGGTTCGCTGGCCAAGCTGCTGGCCGATCATGTGAACGGTGCGCGGCACAGCGTCGCCGTCGACCTGCCGAGCGGGATAGAGACGGACAGCGGCGCGTTGTTCTCGCCGGTGCCGGAATTCACCGCGACCGCAGCGCTCGGCGCGCTCAAGCCCGCGCATCTGCTCCAGCCTTCGGCGCGTTATCTGGGCCGCGTGATGCCCGGCGAGATCGGCATTCCGGCGGAAAGCAAACTGCACGCGCTTGGCCGGCCGAAGCTTGCCGCGCCGGGTCCCGACGATCACAAATATTCGCGCGGCTATGTGCTCGTCGCGGGTGGCGCGATGGCGGGGGCGGCGAGCCTAACCGCCGATGCCGCGATCCGGGGCGGGGCGGGTTATGTCGCATTGGCCGGGCCCGACCATCCCGAAGGGCCGCTGGCGCTGGTTTATCGCCTCGCCGCCGATCCGCGGACCCTAGGCGATTTGCTCGACGACGACCGGGTCGATGTCGCCGCGATCGGGCCGGGGCTCGGCTTGAACGGCAAGGCCGAGGCGCGGCTCGACCGGGTGCTGGATTCCGGGCGGCGGCTCGTTCTCGACGCCGATGCGCTGACGCTGGTCGCCGGGCGCCGTGCGGACAGTCTTGCCGATCTGGCGCATGTGCCGATCCTGACGCCGCATCATGGCGAGTTCGTCCGGCTGTTCGGAGACGGCGAGGGGAGCAAGGTCGATCGCGCGCGCGCCGCGGCGGAAGCGGCGAATGCGGTGATCGTCTACAAGGGCAATGACACCGTGATCGCCGCGCCGGACGGCCGCGCCGCGATCGCGCCGCCCGCGCCGGCCTGGCTGGCGACGGCCGGCACCGGCGATGTACTGACGGGCATTGCCGCCGCTCGCTTCGCGCAGAATGACGATCCGTTCGAAGCGGCTTGCGAGGCGGTCTGGCTGCATGGCGAAGCGGGCCGGCGGGCGGGAGCGTTCCTGATCGCCGACGATCTGCTCGATGCGTTGCCGGGGGCACTGGCGAGTTGCCTCCAAGCTAGCCCGTTACTCCGTCATTGCGAGGAGCCGTAA
- the ilvD gene encoding dihydroxy-acid dehydratase produces MSNRFDKSQLPSRHVSVGPSRAPHRSYYYAMGITEEEIEQPFVAVASAGNDSAPCNTRLDHQANVCREGVITGGGLPRRFNTITVTDGIAMGHQGMKSSLVSREVIADSVELSVRGHCYDALVGFAGCDKSLPGMMMAMLRLNVPSIFVYGGSILPGRFHDKDVTVVDVFEAVGQYEAEACPLQELIELEKVACPGHGACGGQFTANTMACVGEAIGLSLPNSNMVPAPYESNDDIARAAGEQVMELLANNIRPRDLCTKEAFQNAARVVAATGGSTNAALHLPAMANECGIDFDLFDVAETFKSTPYLADLKPGGKYVAKDMYEAGGVYMLMKTLLSEGLLDGDCLTVTGRTLGENIDEVTWNPDQKVIYAVDDPITPTGGVVGLKGSLAPDGAIVKVAGMERLQFTGPARCFDSEEECFKAVEERDIAEGSVIVIRYEGPKGGPGMREMLSTTAALYGRGMGEKVALITDGRFSGATRGFCIGHVGPEAADCGPIALIEDGDTIRIDAEAGKIDLDVEEAVLEQRRAAWKSRRNDYQSGTLWRYAQNVGPAHEGAVTHPGARAETHVYADI; encoded by the coding sequence ATGTCCAACCGTTTCGACAAGTCGCAACTGCCGAGCCGCCATGTCTCGGTCGGCCCCTCGCGCGCGCCGCATCGCAGCTATTATTACGCGATGGGCATTACCGAGGAAGAGATCGAGCAGCCCTTCGTCGCGGTCGCGAGCGCGGGCAATGACAGCGCGCCCTGCAATACCCGGCTCGACCATCAGGCAAATGTCTGCCGTGAGGGCGTGATCACGGGCGGCGGGCTGCCGCGCCGGTTCAACACGATCACGGTGACCGACGGCATCGCGATGGGCCATCAGGGGATGAAAAGCTCGCTCGTCAGCCGCGAGGTGATCGCCGATTCCGTCGAGCTTTCGGTGCGCGGCCATTGCTATGACGCGCTGGTCGGCTTTGCCGGATGCGACAAGTCGCTGCCCGGCATGATGATGGCGATGCTGCGCCTCAACGTGCCCTCGATCTTCGTCTATGGCGGCTCGATCCTGCCCGGGCGGTTCCACGACAAGGACGTCACCGTCGTCGACGTGTTCGAGGCGGTCGGCCAGTATGAGGCCGAAGCCTGCCCGCTGCAGGAGCTGATCGAGCTGGAGAAAGTCGCTTGCCCCGGACATGGCGCGTGCGGCGGGCAGTTCACCGCCAACACCATGGCCTGTGTCGGCGAAGCGATCGGCCTCTCGCTGCCCAACAGCAACATGGTGCCCGCGCCGTATGAGTCCAACGACGATATCGCGCGCGCGGCGGGCGAGCAGGTGATGGAGCTGCTCGCGAACAATATCCGTCCGCGCGACCTCTGCACGAAAGAGGCGTTCCAGAATGCGGCCCGCGTCGTCGCGGCGACGGGCGGCTCGACCAATGCGGCGCTCCACCTGCCGGCGATGGCGAACGAATGCGGGATCGATTTCGACCTGTTCGACGTCGCCGAGACGTTCAAATCGACGCCCTATCTCGCCGACCTCAAGCCCGGCGGCAAATATGTCGCGAAGGACATGTATGAGGCGGGCGGCGTCTATATGCTGATGAAGACCTTGCTGTCCGAAGGCCTGCTCGATGGCGATTGCCTGACCGTGACCGGCAGGACGTTGGGCGAAAACATTGATGAAGTGACGTGGAACCCCGACCAGAAGGTCATTTACGCTGTCGACGATCCGATCACGCCGACCGGCGGGGTCGTCGGCCTCAAGGGCTCGCTCGCCCCCGATGGCGCGATCGTCAAGGTCGCCGGGATGGAGCGGCTGCAATTCACGGGTCCGGCCCGCTGTTTCGACAGTGAGGAGGAGTGTTTCAAGGCGGTCGAGGAGCGCGATATCGCCGAGGGCTCGGTCATCGTCATCCGCTATGAGGGGCCCAAGGGCGGCCCCGGCATGCGCGAGATGCTGTCGACGACCGCGGCGCTCTACGGCCGGGGGATGGGCGAGAAGGTCGCGCTGATCACGGACGGCCGCTTCTCCGGCGCGACGCGGGGTTTCTGCATCGGCCATGTCGGCCCCGAAGCCGCCGATTGCGGGCCGATCGCGCTGATCGAGGACGGCGATACGATCCGGATCGACGCCGAGGCCGGGAAGATCGACCTCGATGTCGAAGAAGCGGTGCTCGAACAGCGGCGCGCGGCATGGAAGTCGCGTCGGAACGATTATCAATCGGGCACGCTCTGGCGCTACGCCCAGAATGTCGGCCCGGCCCATGAGGGTGCCGTCACCCATCCGGGCGCCAGGGCCGAGACCCATGTCTATGCGGATATTTAG